The genomic DNA GAATGCCGACAATTTTCATTTCGGGATGGATAAGCAATCGGCAAGAGGCAAAAGTGGAGCAGATCAAGGGATTGCAAAGATTAAGGAGGCAAAAGCTAATCATCAGAAGAGTGTTAAAGATGGAGATAAAAGGCATGGTGTAAATCAGAAGGTTGTTAAAGACACAGATAGAGATTGCAATGTAAGGAAAAGAAAGGCTAAAGATGGTAATGAAGGCAAAACCAGGGAGAAAAGAAGTGCTATAGATGAACAGAAACACAGAGAGCTTGACGGAGATGGGGCAAGCAAGAACTATATTCATGATCTAATGGACTTGGCTCATCTTAATGGGAACAAGTTCACTTCTGATGATTTCAAGAAAAGGAAAGGCTTAAACGCTAACAGTTCTCTAcatggtgagtttctttactcATTATGGCGGGGCTGATTTTATATGTGTGTGTTCTCCTTGGAAGCATACGCTTAGATTTAGATAGCCTTGTAGCTATGATTTTGATTTTATTTTAGGCTCACTTCCATAATGTTGGCAGATCATCAAAGTATGCCAATGACTAAGATGCCaaggacgtctcctgccaatcatCTTTGTGTGAATGGGGAAATGTTGAAGCATTCTCAAGGAACTGCGCCTACATTACCAGTGGGCACAAACCCTCGTGAGGCAGGCATGCTTGAAGATAGCAAGGAATGCATCAAAAATGGCATGACCGGCCTCCTCAACCTAGAGGAACACAATTCTGCAGTCTCTCCATCCAGCTATGGCAGCAGTGAAGTCTCTCTGACGCCAGCTCACCCTGATACCAAGTATCTGAGCCATGTGTACTCCGTACCAGCGGCCGACGACCGCTCAGAGTACATTGATCAAGACTGGCTGTTTTCGGGAGACCGTGTTCACCAGAAAACAACGATGCTTGAGGCCGCAGAAGCACCCCAGGTCTGGGCTGAAGCACAGCTGATCGATTCTGCTGATGTAGTTGCTCTGCCTTATGTTGTTCCTTTGTAATGTGAAACTCCTCCTTCATAGTTTTGGGCTATGATCAGGAAGCGCAGAAGATAGGATTCACTTATTCGTTTTGCTGTCATGCCAGCATGGTTTTGTTGGCGAGATTTCTGGCCACTAAACTGCTAGTGACACTAGTTGAGGTTTTATTGTCTGTAAGGTTGTGCTGCATATCAGATGATACGACGGCCAACGGGCACACTTGAGATTCTGTACATGAAGCGTTTTGATTCAGCGACAAGTGTTGCTCCTGCTGTACCGCCAGACAGTTTGGCGTTTTTCTTTCTTTTGCGAAAAGACAGTTTTGGCGTTGTATTCGTGAATTTTTCACGAAAGAAATGTTTAGAGGCCAAGGAACTCGAAACACGAAAAATGAAGTGTCTCTAAGATCCTGTTATTGTGCTTGAACAAGAGCTTGTTCTGAGTTTTGTGGCCTGTGTTTGTTTGAGTATCCGTtcattttttttttgaaactaggCAAAAGATTTACCATTTTCATTGATTGAGAGAGAAGTTTTAGAGGTTAAGGTGCAAGGCTGAATTACAACAATCACTCTCGCGGCATTATGTTATTCAAATGCCTCGCTCCTTTAATCCTAGCAACGGCGACTCCCACCGGATTGTTACGAAAGATTTGTGCATTCCTCTCTTTTCATAACTCCCAAGAGATGAGCAGCATCAAGGAAGCAAGCGGCCTTCGCGATTGGGTCTTCTTGTTAGCATTGTGGCTCCACCACTCTTTTATGGAAGTCGCATCACTCCAATTGGAAGGATGCACATCATGGAGACCAAGCCAATCTTTGATCATACGCCAAACTCTGATAGTGTATCGGCATTGGAATAGAAGGTGGGTTGTTGACTCCTGAACTTGCTTGCATAGTGGACAAAGATTACAGTTTGGCCACCCACGACGCTGAAGCCTGTCTGCCGTCCAAATCCTATTGTTGATTGCCAGCCATGCGAAGAACTTGCATTTAGGAGATGCCCAAATCTTCCAAACGGTCGGAATCATGGTCGTGTCAGTATGACCATAAAGCTGCGCTTTgtaggccgccgccgccgagtaGTGGCCGTTAGTAGTGAACTTCCAAGTGATAGTGTCGGGCATGTCAACGTTAAGGTGGACATGGGAGACCCTCTCCCAGAGGGTGACAAACTCAAAGAGATGTTCGACGGTGATGCCCTGAGTAATGTCCACCTAGGAAGTCCAAAAATTGTCGTGCAGAGCCAATCGAACCGAGCAATTCTTCTTCTTCAACAAGCCATAGATTTTAGGAACTATGTCCTTGGGCCTAATCCCATCGAGCCAAGGGGACTCCCAAAACTTGGCACGCATGCCATCCCCAATTTGGACCTTGGTAGCTGCGGCAAAGATATCTCGGTCATTGTCATCACAAGGGGTTCCCAAGCCAACCCATGGCTTGTCTGGATGAAGCCACTCATCCTACAGTCATCGAAGGCGAAGGGCAGTggaaaatttgtcaagatttagGATTCCAAGCCCTCCATGCATCTTGGACTTGCACACTTGCTTCCAGTTTATCTTGCATTTTCCACCGGTGACCTTCTCACAACCTGTCCAAAGGAAAGCACATCTGAGGGCATCAATTTTCTGCTTGACCTCCACCGGTAAATCTAGCGTCATCATGTAGTAGATAGCAATCGATGTGTCGTATTAGTTTGGCAGTGCCATGGGCATGGTTTATGCTCTGCAGTTTGAGATTCCAAGTTTGCTATTTTAGCATCAAACTGATTGCTAACTCTCTTGTAACAATTCGGTTTAGCCGATGCTAGGTGCCGGCCGACTGGTCGCCCTACATCCTTTGGATCAGCTGCCCTCCTGACACACAGGATTGCATGGGGTTGTCTCTCTCGCCCTGTTCCTCCCGCGGTTCGTGGTCACGAGTAAGGGGAAAAACAGATACACCACCACGCGCACACGTAGCTTCACGTCCCACGGCGTCTACGCACCACTCGCCGTCGTGCACCGGCACTCGACGTGCTGGGACATAGCCTAGATGTAGCTAAGCTAAACCTGCTCCCAGACGCCACAATATGCAGCTCTGATGGACCATGGTTCCTGCTCCGCTCGTTTTCGCCACCCCAATCTTTGGCCTGCTCACGACTCCCGTCGCCGCCACTCGCCATCGTTGGTTCGTCGTGTTTCAACAAAGTCGTCACTGGTTGTAGCTTTTGCGCTCTGCGGATGCAGCAAAAAAAGTATTCGTCGTGCTTGTGGTCGCCATCGAGGAATATGTTGGTTCCAACAAAATTTGACACCGGTCCTAGCTTTCATTGCGGCGGGTTGTAGCATTTCTAGCCACAGTGGGAGGATcttcagcagtaacatcgagtccaactcagTAAATTTGCCTATGTGACAATGAGTTAATGAGAAGAGAGATAGTTtaagtaacttagctagttactcaTACTAGAagtaacatcacacataccaATACAATATGAGTTTATAACCTAATAAATAAAGCTTTGCATAACACcacacttatgttactacccactacgaaggtagtaacatagtctagggatatgtgtatgttactagtgtatgttactctccacCGTGGCTAGTCCACGCTTGAGGCGCTGGTTCCAGAAAATTTGGTTGCGGTTTCAATAAATGAAGTTGCTGGTTCCAGTAAACGCAGTCGGCGAAAGCCCTTGTCGTTCCAGCTTCCTTCCATGCCGGTTCCAGCACATGGCACCCATGGATACAACATCTCCCGTGGCTGTTTCCAGCACACAAAAAGGCAGTCGATGCAACATTGCTTCCGCGGTCAATTCCGACATCTTGCAGCACCTGCAGACGGTGAGTGCAACTGTTGTATTCCGACTGCAACTACACAACCCTCAATGCGATTACTCGTGGCGAGAAAGGGAttgtgatgcggagcatcctgtacatcaccatgtcaagagcccgttcggcgagtgacacgtgtgacatctacttcacatacacaaaggtgaatcatctcctttacatgtgctcacttgaccccttcgaggatggtatactacttgacacttctcccaTGTGCATGCATAGAtattgtcggagcttcacggatgttgaggaggagtgcaagcgccaaggaacaaccacatgatccgcgagggaagcctggaagcgaCGACGAAATAAGACGGAGTTGCTGAAGCTATAGTGGCCGGATATCCGGGCCAGAGGCCGGACATCCGGTGCCTAGGCAGCCGCGCAGGAGCTACCCAACAGACAGCCGAAAACATCAGTGGCTGGACATCCGGCGCTTCAACAACGGCCCGACATCCGGCATCCTACCCGGAAATCCGGCAACGTCTATCCAGAGAAGGACTGGAACGACATGTCccaggccggacatccggcctcccgcgaacggccggacatccggcccccgaCCCGAACATCCGGCGCCTGCCTG from Triticum urartu cultivar G1812 unplaced genomic scaffold, Tu2.1 TuUngrouped_contig_5373, whole genome shotgun sequence includes the following:
- the LOC125529143 gene encoding uncharacterized protein LOC125529143, with amino-acid sequence ADNFHFGMDKQSARGKSGADQGIAKIKEAKANHQKSVKDGDKRHGVNQKVVKDTDRDCNVRKRKAKDGNEGKTREKRSAIDEQKHRELDGDGASKNYIHDLMDLAHLNGNKFTSDDFKKRKGLNANSSLHDHQSMPMTKMPRTSPANHLCVNGEMLKHSQGTAPTLPVGTNPREAGMLEDSKECIKNGMTGLLNLEEHNSAVSPSSYGSSEVSLTPAHPDTKYLSHVYSVPAADDRSEYIDQDWLFSGDRVHQKTTMLEAAEAPQVWAEAQLIDSADVVALPYVVPL